One region of Macadamia integrifolia cultivar HAES 741 chromosome 11, SCU_Mint_v3, whole genome shotgun sequence genomic DNA includes:
- the LOC122093112 gene encoding nudix hydrolase 16, mitochondrial-like translates to MQENSPSEFMLGVLQLDGDITIQDLKRCIPFRWRDPKDSGDAICQKIVEVLMINSASGPGLLFPKGGWEDDETVEEAAEREALEEAGVRGQLMVKNQYFCFIHSS, encoded by the exons ATGCAGGAAAACTCTCCTTCTGAATTTATGCTGGGAGTTTTACAACTCGATGGAGACATAACAATTCAAGATTTAAAAAG GTGTATCCCGTTTAGGTGGAGAGATCCGAAGGATAGTGGTGATGCCATCTGTCAAAAGATTGTCGAGGTGCTTATGATCAACTCAGCTAGTGGACCAGGTCTTTTATTTCCAAAG GGAGGATGGGAGGATGATGAGACTGTTGAGGAGGCAGCAGAACGAGAAGCTTTAGAAGAAGCTGGTGTGCGAGGGCAGTTAATGGTGAAAAATCAGTACTTCTGTTTCATACACAGTTCTTAA